From the candidate division WOR-3 bacterium genome, one window contains:
- a CDS encoding glycosyltransferase: MPAYNAEKYISEAIESILNQTFKDFEFIIVDDASTDKTWEIIQEYARKDERIKSLKNDINMKIAKTLNYGIQHASGLYIARMDADDISLPERFELQVNFMNNNPDVVVLGGGMIIIDEDGKPISKRSYYSNDEEIRRHIFLFSPFCHPTIFIRKDAFDNTGGYDPYYESAEDYELYSRLGRLGKFANLKEFIIKYRLTPNSVTAKKI; the protein is encoded by the coding sequence ATGCCGGCTTATAACGCAGAAAAATACATAAGCGAGGCGATAGAAAGCATTCTTAACCAAACATTTAAAGATTTTGAGTTCATAATTGTGGACGATGCATCTACAGATAAAACATGGGAAATCATACAGGAATATGCGCGCAAGGACGAAAGAATAAAAAGCTTGAAAAACGACATTAATATGAAAATAGCAAAAACATTAAATTACGGTATACAACACGCTTCCGGCCTTTACATAGCTAGAATGGACGCGGATGATATATCCTTGCCGGAAAGATTCGAGTTGCAGGTTAACTTCATGAACAATAACCCAGACGTTGTTGTGCTCGGAGGTGGTATGATAATAATTGACGAAGACGGAAAACCGATATCAAAAAGAAGTTACTACTCAAATGATGAGGAAATAAGGAGGCATATTTTTTTATTCAGTCCCTTTTGCCACCCCACCATTTTTATCAGAAAGGACGCTTTTGATAATACGGGTGGATATGATCCTTACTACGAATCCGCCGAAGATTACGAGCTATATTCTAGACTGGGTAGGTTGGGTAAATTCGCAAATTTAAAGGAATTCATAATCAAATACCGTCTTACTCCCAATTCTGTAACCGCAAAAAAAATCTAG